The genomic region GCTGAGAGTAATCCAAAAGACAAGGATAGAATGGTTGGACTTATTGTCCTGATTTTAAGGAAGGAATTATAATTATATGGAACCACTGGCATCAAAAATTAGGCCGAAATCGCTTGAGGAGTTTTATGGACAAGAGCATCTCGTGGGGGCAGGTAAACCGCTACGTGTTGCGATAGAAGAGAAACATCTTTTTTCTTTTGTTTTGTGGGGGCCTCCCGGAGTTGGCAAGACTACGCTTGCGAGGATTTATGCACATGCGATTGATGCAGAGGTTTATGAGCTATCTGCGGTGTCGGCCGGCAAGGCCGACATCCGAAAAATTGTCGATGAACAATTTTTCGGCCGCCCAAAAGTCCTCTTCCTCGACGAAATCCACAGATTCAACAAAGCCCAACAGGACTTCCTCCTCCCTGCGGTTGAAAAAGGTGATCTCACTCTGATCGGCGCCACTACCGAGAACCCAAGTTTTGAAATCATATCTCCCCTACTCTCGAGGTGCAGAGTTTTTACCCTGCATTCACTGGATGACTCCTACATGGAAAAGATTTTACATAAGAGCGGATACGAGATGAACGATGAAGCCAGAGAGTGGTTGATACGCATGGCAAATGGAGACGCCAGACAAGCGATCACCATGATCGAAAACACACATTCTCTATACAAAAAAATCACCACGGAGACGCTCAAAGACACTTTGCAATCAAAATTCCTCAGATACGACAAAGCAGGAGAAGAACACTACAATCTCATAAGCGCATTTATAAAAAGCATGCGCGCCAGCCAACCCGACAGCGCCTTATATTATATGGCACGCATGTTGGATTCCGGCGAAGACCCAAAATTCATCGCTAGAAGAATGGTAATTTTCGCCAGCGAAGACATCGGCATCGCCGTCCCAACCGCCCTCGTCGTCGCAAACGAAGTTTTCCGCTCCGTTGAAACCATCGGCCTCCCCGAATGCGCCCTAAACCTCGCCCACGGCGTCACATATCTCTCAAATTGCAAGAAGGATAGGAGCGTCTGCGATGCCCTCGGCCAAGCTATGAAAGATGTAAAAGAATATGGCAACCTCCCCGTCCCCCTAAACCTCCGCAATGCCGAAACCAAACTCATGAAAGAACTCAACTACGGCAAAAATTATGAAAAATATACGAAAGAAGATCTGATGCCGGAGAAGCTGAGGGGGAGGAGGTATTTTTAATAAAATAGTGGATAAACCCAAGTTGTTTATATACACTGAGTTTGTCTCTATTAACGAGAAAAGATAACTAATTATACTTGATTAAATGAAAAATAACGTAAAAAACTACGCATTCATTGATGGACAAAATCTTCATTTGGGAACGACTGAAACTGGATGGAGTATTGATTATAAACGATTCCGTATCTATTTGCGTGATAAACATAACGTGGATGAAGCTTATTACTTTTTAGGCTACGTTTCAGAAGAGCAACAAGAATTATATAATAATCTACAACGTGCGGGCTTTATTGTCTCTTTTAGAGAACATAAAGAAGCATTTGTCGGAAAGAAAAAAGGTAATGTAGATACAGATATTGTTTTTGAAATGATGAAGGCTCTTATTGATGAAGATTTCAATAAAATTATTTTAGTTTCTGGTGATGGTGATTATAAAAAAACAGTGGATTACTTGATAAAGAAAGGGAAGTTTGAAAAAATCCTCTTCCCGAATCAGAAAAAAGCATCTTCTCTATATAAAAATCTGGGGAATAAGTTTTTTATGGATTTAAGTCAGAATGGACTACAAGAAAAACTTGAATACAAAAAAAGAAAAGGGTAGCTAAAGCACTAACACTTTTCGCACCCCTTTTCGTCGTAATACATATTAAGTATAGAGTAATAGATGGGTGAAATGCAATAGATTGTATATAGAAACTATCCTGAAATGCCTATGGTAATTGGTAAAAAACTATTTAATTCAAGCAGGCGTAGCGAGTTAGTTTTATGTCGGACACTTTTCTTTTTGAACCTGATCCGAGTTCTACCATTTTGTTGACGTCAACAAAATGATCTAAAGAGCTTTGTTTTGCGTTTTCGCAAGACCCCTTGGCTTTTATAATTACTTTTTCAAAATTACGCCACTCGGCATATTCCAGTAATTGTTGCAGTTCTCTGGCAAGCCAGTATTCAACACCGTCTTCTTCGTGGCTATAGTCTTCAAATGATTTGTGTAGTTTTTGGATGGTTATTTTTTGCATAATTGCACAATTAAGTTCTATAAATTCGCCAACATACTAGGTGAGTGCATACCCACTGTCAATGGAATTTTTAAGCCTTTCCAATCTTAAGATAAAAGTTTTTGTATATCCTCGTGGCTAAATTCTTTTTTATAATCAATGAGTTTTGGATGTTTAATATTTCGAAGTTCTTCGTCATAAGTGGACATAATACTTCTTGCTCTCTTTTGATATACTTTCCAGTTTTTTTGAGCAGAAAATTTATTAAAAACCTCAGTAAACTCCTCCTTGGTGAGCATTCGGTCCAAGTCATTAAATTTATTTTCCACTTCACCAGATAGCCCAGTTTCAAAAGCTCCGATAATAAGTAATATTTCTTCATACATTGAATTTCTGGTGAGATCGGATTTAGCAAGATCTAACAATTCCCTGTATTCTTTTGCTTTTTCCAAAAATAAAAAATCATAAAGCATGTTGGTGTATGTCCCATAATTTTTCACTTCAACAAAATCTTTGATGCTATCTGTGAAATCTTTACGATATTCTTTTGTTTCATTTCTCGTCTCTTCAAATTTCTCTGCCAATTGATTTACAAATTTTGGATCTTGAGTGGCAATTGCCATAACTTTTTTGAAATCAGACTCCACCCGAATAAAATATTTCCTGATTTTTTTACCCATTTCATTGTTTTCAACCATAGCTAATTCTTTCGCCATATCGATTGAAATAATGTATTCTTTTGGGATAACTTGACCAGTTATAGCATCTATCAATTGCCCATCAGAACGGGCTTTTACACCGTTCCCCGATTTGGGAACGGTAAAAAAATCCAGATCATCGATAAAATCGTACTTACTGATTCTATCAGTAATCCATGTGGCAAATCGTCTTCCAACCCCCAGCCACTTATGAAGTTCACGGGCATTCACAAATCTTTTTTTCTCCCCTTGGATATCTTTTTGGACAACATTGATATTTATAATTTCATTCATAATTTTTTATTCAAAATACGCCAACATCATAGGTGAGCGCACGCCCACTGTCAATGGGATTTTAGCCTACCCCAGAGCCCCCAGCCTATCTTGAAAAAGACCGCAAATACTCCGCCGCCTCATGCTCTGCAATTTCACGATCGATCCAGCCTCGCAAATACGCATCCCCATAAGCACCCGCCTCTCCCCTGCCCGCTCATAATCAAACAACATCGCATCTTTTACCACTCTCTCAAAGCACACAGCTGGATCATCACCTTCTTTTGCCATATTAACCAGATTCTTTATCGCATAACGATACTACAAAAAAAAACATTAGGCCAATACTTCGGCCCCCTTTCCACCAATTTCACAGCTTCTTGTAAGCATAAGGTTTCAACAGTCATGGTTGTTGTTAAAGGTGGGTATTTTAGGGGAATGGGTTGAGTAAGGGAAGGGTTTTGGGTATGTTTGGGTGGGCGCATTCGACAGCACGAATGGGCTCGCCCCCCCCCTTCTCCGCTCCATAATTATTAAAAATAAAAACCTATGGAATTCACATACGTAAAAGAAAAATTATTTGTATCTTTTTCAAAAGAAGAACTAACTAATATGTGGAAGGAAGCCAAGAAAACCCGTTTCTTAGAAATACTAGAGGAACTCAACATTCCTTTTTCAGACACAGAAAAAATCAAAGAAAATATGGATGGAATTACATCTCAAATGGTAGAGGAGGAAAAGAATGATACCGATGAAGAGGAAATATTTATTGGAATATCCCTTTTGGACTTTTACCCAGAATTTCCAGCGCTTTGTTTTGAGCTGAAATCAACTTTCAAATTCAAAGAAGAAAGTATACTAACACTTAACGACCTGAAAAAAGTACTAGAAAAAGATACCCCAACAGACTTTGCTATCGTTTCTGCAACAGGAGAGAAGAATGAAAGTGAGGAAAAAACACCTGAAATGCGCAAATTTCAACACAAAAGATGTACAGTGAAACCTCAAACAAAAGAAGTAACCGAATACATCAAGAAAACTTTAAAAGAAAAGTATGGGAACCGCTTAGAGGAAAATTTAGTCATAACTATCAATCCAAGAGAAGCAGGTGAAATGAAAATTGAATACGAAGAAGTGCATAAAGAATTGAGCAAAGTTGGATATGAGAATTGTGGCAACATGATAATTCATTACAATGATCAAAATAAACATACGGTAATTACAGAAGTGTATCCAACACTAAGACAAATGGAAATTTCAATGATCCCAGAGATACTATAAAAACTCACAATAACTATAAAAATGGAACTAAAGAATTACAAAAAGTTTGCAAAAAAATTCTT from Candidatus Peregrinibacteria bacterium harbors:
- a CDS encoding replication-associated recombination protein A — encoded protein: MEPLASKIRPKSLEEFYGQEHLVGAGKPLRVAIEEKHLFSFVLWGPPGVGKTTLARIYAHAIDAEVYELSAVSAGKADIRKIVDEQFFGRPKVLFLDEIHRFNKAQQDFLLPAVEKGDLTLIGATTENPSFEIISPLLSRCRVFTLHSLDDSYMEKILHKSGYEMNDEAREWLIRMANGDARQAITMIENTHSLYKKITTETLKDTLQSKFLRYDKAGEEHYNLISAFIKSMRASQPDSALYYMARMLDSGEDPKFIARRMVIFASEDIGIAVPTALVVANEVFRSVETIGLPECALNLAHGVTYLSNCKKDRSVCDALGQAMKDVKEYGNLPVPLNLRNAETKLMKELNYGKNYEKYTKEDLMPEKLRGRRYF
- a CDS encoding NYN domain-containing protein, which produces MKNNVKNYAFIDGQNLHLGTTETGWSIDYKRFRIYLRDKHNVDEAYYFLGYVSEEQQELYNNLQRAGFIVSFREHKEAFVGKKKGNVDTDIVFEMMKALIDEDFNKIILVSGDGDYKKTVDYLIKKGKFEKILFPNQKKASSLYKNLGNKFFMDLSQNGLQEKLEYKKRKG
- a CDS encoding antA/AntB antirepressor family protein — translated: MNEIININVVQKDIQGEKKRFVNARELHKWLGVGRRFATWITDRISKYDFIDDLDFFTVPKSGNGVKARSDGQLIDAITGQVIPKEYIISIDMAKELAMVENNEMGKKIRKYFIRVESDFKKVMAIATQDPKFVNQLAEKFEETRNETKEYRKDFTDSIKDFVEVKNYGTYTNMLYDFLFLEKAKEYRELLDLAKSDLTRNSMYEEILLIIGAFETGLSGEVENKFNDLDRMLTKEEFTEVFNKFSAQKNWKVYQKRARSIMSTYDEELRNIKHPKLIDYKKEFSHEDIQKLLS